The Haloplanus salinarum genome includes a region encoding these proteins:
- a CDS encoding class I SAM-dependent methyltransferase: MTDDRERWNEKYSTDEAFDLPDHPIPALERLIDAFPTGRALDVATGTGRNARFLARRGYDVDAVDVSDEALDRAASAADAEGVDGVTWIRSDIADYTFEPSTYDVITVSFFAALEHLPEIKEALSPGGVLVYEHHLRSSDPIDIGPSSDRYRYRANDLLRACLDLTILEYRERTRLDDEGRTQAVATLVGRNSAGGSQSYPRE, from the coding sequence GTGACCGACGACCGAGAGCGCTGGAACGAGAAGTACAGCACGGACGAGGCGTTCGACCTGCCGGATCACCCCATTCCCGCCCTCGAACGCCTGATCGACGCGTTCCCGACGGGGCGTGCACTCGACGTGGCGACGGGGACGGGGCGAAACGCCCGGTTTCTCGCCCGACGGGGGTACGACGTCGACGCCGTGGATGTCTCCGACGAGGCGCTCGACCGGGCCGCCAGCGCGGCCGACGCCGAGGGCGTCGACGGCGTGACCTGGATCCGCAGTGACATCGCCGACTACACGTTCGAACCCTCGACCTACGACGTGATCACGGTGAGTTTCTTCGCCGCACTGGAACACCTTCCGGAGATCAAGGAGGCGCTGTCGCCGGGCGGGGTGCTGGTCTACGAGCACCACCTTCGGTCGAGCGATCCGATCGACATCGGCCCGTCGAGCGACCGCTACCGCTACCGGGCGAACGACCTGCTCCGTGCGTGTCTCGATCTGACGATCCTGGAGTACCGCGAGCGGACGCGACTCGACGACGAGGGGCGGACGCAGGCGGTCGCCACGCTCGTCGGACGGAACTCCGCGGGCGGGAGTCAGTCGTATCCGCGGGAGTGA
- a CDS encoding DUF2237 family protein, whose product MSTPPSAESNVLGTDLEPCSTDPETGYLRDGCCRHLDADRGRHEICAVMTETFLTFSRAQGNDLVTPRPELDFPGLEPGDRWCVCLGRWIEAEREGVAPPVVLEATTEAVLEEIPFSTLLDHEYEG is encoded by the coding sequence ATGTCCACGCCCCCGTCCGCGGAGTCGAACGTCCTCGGCACCGACCTCGAACCGTGTAGCACCGATCCCGAGACCGGTTACCTCCGTGACGGTTGCTGTCGTCACCTCGACGCCGACCGGGGTCGACACGAGATCTGTGCGGTGATGACCGAGACGTTCCTGACGTTCTCGCGGGCGCAGGGCAACGATCTGGTCACGCCGCGTCCGGAACTGGACTTCCCGGGCCTCGAACCCGGCGATCGGTGGTGTGTCTGTCTCGGTCGCTGGATCGAGGCCGAACGCGAGGGGGTCGCACCGCCGGTCGTCCTCGAAGCGACCACCGAGGCCGTCCTCGAGGAGATCCCGTTCTCGACGCTCCTCGATCACGAGTACGAGGGATAG
- a CDS encoding HEAT repeat domain-containing protein, with protein MTDGDDETDLPAETLDSRLDAAAEDLDAAETEGDLDAVEETLDGIAEDLDAADLPEPEDEDEADPREELETHLEDLRDDLEAARGPYASDVVDGVESATATLTDTEWTEDGEGEAAAAVADFVAEVSEILETELDGDDADALDAAAAAVADAGLDADDDAETIATLLDATDDLAAGLDDAEEWDDLETHEQLRAQGFYDVLGHYKDYPPEWAALKEWEQQGNVEMVLLALDSFQSEFMERHCLEAITRMNDEGAFDAMHQRAGKRDKPGIKALGKMGAEDAVETLLEYVDADSDPGLQKVTFKALGEIGNEEATGPIANKLVADNDRIRPYAARALGLIGDTRAIDPLADVLDDDESDEVRAAAAWALRQIGTERALTAAAEYDDDRAYLVQHEASQAADALSVEQPA; from the coding sequence ATGACCGACGGGGACGACGAGACCGACCTACCGGCCGAGACCCTGGACTCCCGCCTCGACGCTGCCGCCGAGGACCTCGACGCCGCCGAGACCGAGGGCGACCTCGACGCGGTCGAGGAGACGCTCGACGGGATCGCCGAGGACCTCGACGCCGCCGACCTCCCGGAACCCGAGGACGAGGACGAAGCGGATCCCCGCGAGGAACTCGAAACGCACCTCGAGGACCTCCGCGACGACCTCGAGGCGGCTCGCGGTCCCTACGCGAGCGACGTCGTCGACGGCGTCGAGAGTGCGACGGCGACGCTCACGGACACGGAGTGGACCGAGGACGGCGAGGGCGAGGCCGCCGCGGCCGTCGCGGACTTCGTCGCCGAGGTGAGCGAGATCCTGGAGACGGAGCTCGACGGCGACGACGCCGACGCCCTCGATGCGGCCGCTGCGGCCGTCGCCGACGCCGGCCTCGACGCCGACGACGACGCCGAGACCATCGCGACGCTGCTCGATGCGACCGACGACCTCGCCGCCGGCCTCGACGACGCCGAGGAGTGGGACGACCTCGAAACCCACGAACAGCTCCGTGCACAGGGCTTCTACGACGTCCTCGGTCACTACAAGGACTACCCGCCCGAGTGGGCGGCGCTCAAGGAGTGGGAACAGCAGGGCAACGTGGAGATGGTGTTGCTGGCACTCGACAGCTTCCAGTCGGAGTTCATGGAGCGTCACTGCCTCGAAGCGATCACGCGGATGAACGACGAGGGAGCCTTCGACGCCATGCACCAGCGCGCGGGCAAGCGCGACAAGCCCGGCATCAAGGCGCTCGGCAAGATGGGCGCCGAGGACGCCGTCGAGACGCTGCTGGAGTACGTCGACGCCGACTCCGACCCCGGCCTCCAGAAGGTGACGTTCAAGGCGCTCGGCGAGATCGGGAACGAGGAGGCCACCGGCCCCATCGCGAACAAACTCGTCGCGGACAACGACCGGATCCGACCCTACGCCGCCCGCGCTCTCGGACTCATCGGCGACACGCGGGCCATCGACCCGCTCGCGGACGTGCTCGACGACGACGAGAGCGACGAGGTCCGCGCCGCGGCCGCGTGGGCCCTGCGACAGATCGGCACCGAACGCGCGCTCACCGCCGCCGCCGAGTACGACGACGACCGCGCCTACCTCGTCCAGCACGAGGCCTCGCAGGCCGCCGACGCCCTGTCGGTCGAGCAGCCGGCCTGA
- a CDS encoding PGF-CTERM sorting domain-containing protein has product MRPASPSGSRTVLVCTVAGLLLVGSVGLAVAVDEPRDAPADTSPPVTVYVSESLDISSVQLTGGGTLGTGEKTFVATSGNGAFSVFAEDASFDGVDPGSYDADADGDDRADLLVVRPRITDLEVRNERGVDVAGDTVDADDFEEVRITAEYNFAEADRLDVTVESPDDVDLAGNRRITESGGTVTVDTSGAVRGTYRITVEGSDVDDGSRTVEVTVGGGRTATATPTATATSTPEPTPTPTATATSTPEPTPTPTATATSTPEPTPTPTATDAPTATRTPTATESSGDGFAPVGAVVALLTVAGVARRRE; this is encoded by the coding sequence ATGCGCCCCGCGTCGCCCTCCGGCAGCCGAACGGTCCTCGTCTGTACCGTCGCCGGCCTCCTCCTCGTCGGGAGCGTCGGTCTCGCCGTCGCCGTCGACGAGCCGCGGGACGCGCCGGCCGACACGTCGCCGCCCGTGACCGTCTACGTCAGCGAGTCGCTCGATATCTCGTCGGTCCAGCTCACCGGCGGCGGAACGCTCGGCACCGGCGAGAAGACGTTCGTCGCCACCAGCGGGAACGGCGCGTTCTCCGTCTTCGCCGAGGACGCGAGTTTCGACGGCGTCGACCCCGGCTCGTACGACGCGGACGCCGACGGCGATGACCGGGCCGACCTGCTCGTCGTGCGCCCCCGGATCACCGACCTCGAGGTGCGCAACGAGCGCGGGGTCGACGTCGCCGGCGACACCGTCGACGCCGACGACTTCGAGGAGGTGCGGATCACGGCCGAGTACAACTTCGCCGAGGCCGACCGCCTCGACGTGACGGTAGAGAGCCCGGACGACGTGGACCTCGCCGGGAATCGGCGGATCACCGAGAGCGGCGGGACGGTCACCGTCGACACGAGCGGGGCCGTGCGGGGCACGTACCGCATCACCGTCGAGGGAAGCGACGTCGACGACGGCTCCCGGACGGTCGAGGTGACCGTCGGCGGGGGTCGCACGGCCACCGCGACGCCCACGGCGACCGCCACGTCGACGCCCGAACCGACGCCGACGCCCACGGCGACCGCCACGTCGACGCCCGAACCGACGCCGACGCCCACGGCGACTGCCACGTCGACGCCCGAACCGACGCCGACGCCCACGGCCACCGACGCGCCGACCGCGACCCGCACGCCGACCGCCACCGAGTCGTCCGGTGACGGCTTCGCTCCCGTCGGCGCCGTCGTCGCCCTCCTGACGGTCGCGGGCGTCGCTCGGCGGCGCGAATAG
- a CDS encoding DUF7547 family protein codes for MSRNDDEVAGETEELAVLLADLERTLADLRSAVEDDVRDGGRERRNESVTPPRRPPTPGEILRFTEQYTIPTLVALLEATVQSLELLRAVLRLAGPRPTEERLRTRLRSPESPDAATLRETLADLRAALTGADLPEESAAGSVIADARSLTTEIDDRLASIEEEPDAERERRDRSESATDERGVAIDVREENEDDTADGSTDVDVDAELASIKESLEDDGADDEE; via the coding sequence ATGAGCCGAAACGACGACGAGGTCGCGGGCGAGACGGAGGAGCTTGCGGTCCTGCTCGCGGACCTGGAACGGACCCTCGCCGACCTCCGGTCGGCCGTCGAGGACGACGTCCGCGACGGGGGACGGGAGAGACGCAACGAGAGCGTGACGCCGCCGCGTCGGCCGCCGACGCCCGGCGAGATCCTCCGGTTCACCGAGCAGTACACCATCCCGACGCTCGTTGCCCTGCTCGAAGCCACGGTCCAGTCCCTGGAACTGCTCCGGGCGGTGCTTCGACTCGCCGGGCCGCGACCGACCGAGGAACGCCTCCGGACCCGGCTGCGCTCGCCGGAGTCGCCCGACGCAGCGACGCTCCGGGAGACCCTCGCGGACCTGCGGGCGGCCCTCACCGGCGCGGACCTCCCCGAGGAGTCGGCGGCGGGGTCAGTGATCGCCGACGCCCGGTCGCTGACGACCGAAATCGACGACCGGCTGGCGTCCATCGAGGAGGAGCCGGATGCGGAGCGCGAACGGCGGGACCGTTCGGAGTCGGCGACCGACGAACGGGGTGTCGCCATCGACGTCCGGGAGGAGAACGAGGACGACACGGCGGACGGATCGACCGACGTGGACGTCGACGCGGAACTGGCCTCGATCAAGGAGTCGCTGGAGGACGACGGGGCCGACGACGAGGAGTAG
- a CDS encoding MarR family transcriptional regulator yields MSTTQNAARTAVPTPDGFDVPDELTATDSKLVYLFVAVSDGVTVDDLQSTLDMRKIGLFPVLDTLTERGLIDRVDGEYVSSAA; encoded by the coding sequence ATGAGTACGACACAGAACGCGGCCCGGACGGCCGTTCCGACCCCCGACGGCTTCGACGTTCCCGACGAACTCACCGCGACCGACTCCAAACTCGTCTACCTCTTCGTCGCCGTCTCGGACGGCGTCACCGTCGACGACCTCCAGTCCACGCTCGACATGCGGAAGATCGGCCTCTTTCCGGTCCTCGACACCCTCACCGAACGGGGACTCATCGACCGCGTCGACGGCGAGTACGTCAGTTCGGCGGCGTAG
- the phaC gene encoding class III poly(R)-hydroxyalkanoic acid synthase subunit PhaC gives MNPFTFPLDAQRDLWERAAEDTSSVGAIPDGLETMAEVEVGETPSEVVYRENKLELHHYEPLVPEEERHDVPLLFVYALINRPYILDLQPDRSVIRRMLEAGFDVYMIDWGEPSELDTSLSLHDYVNRYIDNCVDEVRERSGQDSINVLGYCMGGTMSVMYAALHPEKVRNLGLMAAGLCFDGTGGILEMWGDEDFFSPGAIVDTFGNVPAEFLDVGFALMDPVHNYVTKYGNLYDNIDDEDFVKNFARMERWLNDPIDVAGTAYREFLEDIYQGNELYRNELELNGERVDLGDITMPVLQVVGEYDHLIPPEASKPFNEKVASDDTEIMEFSTGHIGLSVSSSTHEHLWPNVADWFAERSIDPVDDEPSEPAAEPPEADTPDAAVAEDVETTEADVADTDLQELDGIGPAYAERLTGAGVTSVEALADAEPATLSAEADIDEGRIRGWIEAANERTP, from the coding sequence ATGAACCCCTTCACCTTCCCGTTGGACGCCCAGCGCGACCTCTGGGAGCGTGCGGCCGAGGACACGTCGTCGGTCGGCGCCATCCCCGACGGGCTGGAGACGATGGCCGAGGTGGAGGTCGGCGAGACGCCGAGCGAGGTGGTCTACCGCGAGAACAAGCTCGAACTCCACCACTACGAGCCGCTGGTGCCCGAGGAGGAGCGCCACGACGTGCCCCTCCTGTTCGTCTACGCGCTCATCAACCGGCCGTACATCCTCGACCTCCAGCCGGACCGGAGCGTGATCCGCCGGATGCTCGAAGCCGGCTTCGACGTCTACATGATCGACTGGGGCGAACCCTCCGAACTCGACACGTCCCTCTCGCTGCACGACTACGTCAACCGCTACATCGACAACTGCGTCGACGAGGTGCGCGAGCGCTCCGGCCAGGACTCGATCAACGTCCTCGGCTACTGCATGGGCGGCACGATGAGCGTGATGTACGCGGCGCTCCACCCCGAGAAGGTCCGCAACCTCGGCCTGATGGCCGCCGGCCTCTGTTTCGACGGCACCGGCGGCATCCTCGAGATGTGGGGCGACGAGGACTTCTTCAGCCCCGGCGCGATCGTCGACACCTTCGGCAACGTGCCCGCGGAGTTCCTCGACGTCGGCTTCGCGCTGATGGATCCCGTCCACAACTACGTCACGAAGTACGGCAACCTCTACGACAACATCGACGACGAGGACTTCGTGAAGAACTTCGCCCGGATGGAGCGGTGGCTCAACGACCCCATCGACGTCGCCGGAACCGCCTACCGGGAGTTCCTGGAGGACATCTACCAGGGCAACGAGCTCTACCGCAACGAACTCGAGCTGAACGGCGAACGGGTCGATCTCGGGGACATCACCATGCCCGTGTTGCAGGTGGTCGGCGAGTACGACCACCTCATCCCGCCGGAGGCGAGCAAGCCCTTCAACGAGAAGGTCGCCAGCGACGACACCGAGATCATGGAGTTCTCGACCGGCCACATCGGGCTCTCCGTGTCGAGTTCGACCCACGAGCACCTCTGGCCGAACGTGGCCGACTGGTTCGCCGAGCGCTCGATCGACCCAGTCGACGACGAACCGTCCGAGCCCGCCGCCGAACCGCCGGAAGCCGACACCCCCGACGCCGCCGTCGCCGAGGACGTCGAGACGACGGAGGCGGACGTCGCGGACACCGATCTACAGGAACTCGACGGCATCGGCCCGGCGTACGCCGAACGCCTGACCGGTGCGGGGGTCACCTCCGTGGAGGCGCTCGCCGACGCCGAACCCGCCACGCTCTCCGCCGAGGCCGACATCGACGAGGGGCGGATCCGCGGGTGGATCGAGGCGGCGAACGAACGCACGCCGTAG
- a CDS encoding poly(R)-hydroxyalkanoic acid synthase subunit PhaE — MTNDASGTFDGGMDAFLEHMTETYMNALDRNLDAQSAFLESWMDSMEDNLSEERIQEGYEGSMRAYEAWMDAAETSFERMGAAFDGEDVEPEEFRDIWLSSANEAFKEMMTTTAFAAATGQTVEEAMNMRQNIDEASEETLHALNFATVGDVREVGERLVELERRQHSIEQKLDRLLDDQ; from the coding sequence ATGACCAACGATGCCAGCGGTACGTTCGACGGAGGGATGGACGCCTTCCTCGAACACATGACCGAGACGTATATGAACGCCCTCGACCGGAACCTCGACGCCCAGTCGGCGTTTCTCGAATCCTGGATGGATTCGATGGAGGACAACCTCTCCGAGGAGCGGATTCAGGAGGGCTACGAGGGGTCGATGCGCGCCTACGAGGCGTGGATGGACGCCGCCGAAACCTCCTTCGAACGCATGGGCGCCGCCTTCGACGGCGAGGACGTCGAACCGGAGGAGTTCCGCGACATCTGGCTCTCCTCGGCCAACGAGGCCTTCAAGGAGATGATGACGACGACCGCCTTCGCGGCAGCGACGGGCCAGACCGTCGAGGAGGCGATGAACATGCGACAGAACATCGACGAGGCGTCCGAGGAGACGCTCCACGCACTCAACTTCGCGACGGTCGGCGACGTGCGCGAGGTGGGCGAACGGCTCGTCGAACTCGAACGCCGGCAGCACTCCATCGAACAGAAGCTCGATCGGTTGCTCGACGACCAATGA
- a CDS encoding AbrB/MazE/SpoVT family DNA-binding domain-containing protein, translating into MTQDEDDGSPSWPPMPFAQGFQDASEEAVEQQMKLFKQFMSGGSGSGFDGFSQLGAMSMGTAMFKTRVQSGGRISIPDAERETLGIDDGDIVQTIVIPVKRNSE; encoded by the coding sequence ATGACGCAAGACGAGGACGATGGATCGCCGTCGTGGCCCCCCATGCCGTTCGCCCAGGGGTTTCAGGACGCCAGCGAAGAGGCGGTCGAGCAGCAGATGAAGCTGTTCAAACAGTTCATGTCGGGCGGTTCCGGAAGCGGGTTCGACGGGTTCTCGCAACTGGGCGCGATGAGCATGGGCACGGCGATGTTCAAGACCCGCGTGCAGAGCGGGGGTCGCATCAGCATTCCCGACGCCGAGCGCGAGACGCTCGGTATCGACGACGGCGACATCGTCCAGACGATCGTCATCCCCGTCAAACGAAACTCCGAGTGA
- a CDS encoding MaoC family dehydratase, translating to MQERSRTPMGSLTDAWVESGKHFSNSVEHFCSSMMAANRAMFPGLSNGDDRQPPVSPEVSYSKADWTFEHADETDDADGVVSVGDTIRFSKTLTEREIREFADASGDTNRLHLDDDFAERTRFGRRIVHGTLVSGLISAALARLPGLTIYLSQDLQFLGPVDIGETVTAICEVVEDLGDGRYRLTTVVEDEDGETVIDGEAIVLIDDAPEDALED from the coding sequence ATGCAGGAACGATCACGGACCCCGATGGGCAGCCTCACGGACGCGTGGGTAGAGTCGGGCAAACACTTCTCGAACAGCGTCGAGCACTTCTGCAGCAGCATGATGGCCGCCAACCGGGCGATGTTCCCGGGGCTGTCGAACGGCGACGACCGCCAGCCCCCCGTTTCGCCGGAGGTGAGCTACTCGAAGGCGGACTGGACGTTCGAACACGCCGACGAGACCGACGACGCCGACGGCGTCGTCAGCGTCGGCGACACCATTCGCTTCTCGAAGACGCTCACCGAACGGGAGATCCGGGAGTTCGCGGACGCCAGCGGCGACACGAACCGGCTCCACCTCGACGACGACTTCGCGGAACGGACCCGCTTCGGCCGACGGATCGTCCACGGGACGCTCGTCTCCGGGCTCATCAGCGCCGCGCTCGCGCGCCTGCCCGGGCTGACGATCTATCTCTCCCAGGACCTCCAGTTCCTCGGTCCCGTCGACATCGGCGAGACGGTCACCGCCATCTGCGAAGTCGTCGAGGACCTCGGCGACGGCCGCTACCGGCTCACTACCGTCGTCGAGGACGAGGACGGCGAGACGGTCATCGACGGCGAGGCCATCGTCCTCATCGACGACGCACCCGAGGACGCCCTCGAAGACTGA
- a CDS encoding OB-fold domain-containing protein, producing the protein MEAYQYPDGSITYPGHPIGPGGEEPVDTVDLSEYTAEVITWTTSTAAPPGVREPNTLAIVEFDVDGEPVRAIGGVTTDDVEIGDEVRPVYVEELREPGAGIREPESQEWDGYRFEPV; encoded by the coding sequence ATGGAAGCGTACCAGTACCCCGACGGCAGCATCACCTACCCGGGCCACCCGATCGGTCCCGGAGGCGAGGAACCGGTCGACACGGTCGACCTCAGCGAGTACACCGCCGAGGTGATCACGTGGACGACGAGCACTGCGGCCCCACCGGGCGTCCGCGAACCGAACACCCTCGCCATCGTCGAGTTCGACGTCGACGGCGAGCCGGTCCGTGCGATCGGCGGCGTGACCACCGACGACGTCGAGATCGGCGACGAGGTACGGCCGGTGTACGTCGAGGAGCTCCGGGAACCCGGTGCCGGTATCCGCGAACCCGAGAGCCAGGAGTGGGACGGCTACCGGTTCGAGCCGGTCTGA
- a CDS encoding thiolase domain-containing protein, which translates to MENVAIIGASMTQFGQRDGWVLDLLSEAGTACLEDAGVSPDAIDHLYVSNMASGEFEGQTGIMNAVAHDLAAMPAYTARIDQTSSSGGAGVKHAWQSVASGASDMTLLVGAEKMTHRTTPEATDVIASITHPAEYKHGVTLPSFAGLTARLYLETYDAPRESLGKVAVKNHRHGVHNEHAQFQKEVDLETVLESPIVADPLRLYDFCPITDGSAALMFCPESVAREYTDDYVLVSGVGGATDTHVVHERADPTTMRGVVESSRIAYDTADLGPEDVDVAELHDMFTILEFLQSEDLGFFEKGEGWKAVEEGRTEMGGDLPINPSGGLKSKGHPLGASGVAQVYEIYEQLLGEAGKRQVDGADTGLACNVGGFGNCVITTLMEAV; encoded by the coding sequence ATGGAGAACGTCGCGATCATCGGCGCGTCGATGACGCAGTTCGGCCAGCGGGACGGCTGGGTCCTCGACTTGCTCTCGGAGGCCGGCACGGCCTGTCTGGAGGACGCGGGAGTCTCACCGGACGCGATCGATCACCTCTACGTCTCGAACATGGCGAGCGGCGAGTTCGAGGGACAGACGGGCATCATGAACGCCGTGGCCCACGACCTGGCGGCGATGCCGGCGTACACCGCCCGTATCGACCAGACGAGTTCGAGCGGCGGGGCCGGCGTCAAACACGCCTGGCAGTCGGTCGCGAGCGGCGCCAGCGACATGACGCTGCTCGTGGGCGCCGAGAAGATGACCCACCGAACCACGCCGGAAGCGACGGACGTCATCGCCTCCATCACTCACCCGGCGGAGTACAAACACGGCGTGACGCTCCCGAGTTTCGCCGGGTTGACCGCGCGGCTCTACCTCGAGACGTACGACGCCCCGCGTGAGAGCCTCGGCAAGGTCGCGGTGAAGAACCACCGTCACGGCGTCCACAACGAACACGCCCAGTTCCAGAAGGAAGTCGACCTGGAGACGGTCCTCGAGTCGCCCATCGTCGCCGACCCGCTCCGGCTCTACGACTTCTGTCCCATCACCGACGGGAGCGCGGCGCTCATGTTCTGTCCGGAGTCCGTCGCCCGGGAGTACACCGACGACTACGTGCTCGTCTCGGGCGTGGGCGGTGCGACCGACACGCACGTCGTCCACGAGCGCGCGGACCCGACCACGATGCGCGGGGTCGTCGAGTCCAGCCGGATCGCCTACGACACGGCCGATCTGGGTCCCGAGGACGTCGACGTGGCCGAACTCCACGACATGTTCACCATCCTCGAATTCCTCCAGAGCGAGGACCTCGGCTTCTTCGAGAAGGGCGAGGGATGGAAGGCGGTCGAGGAGGGTCGCACGGAGATGGGCGGCGACCTCCCCATCAACCCCTCGGGCGGCCTGAAATCGAAGGGCCACCCGCTCGGCGCGAGCGGCGTCGCACAGGTGTACGAGATCTACGAACAGTTGCTCGGCGAGGCGGGCAAGCGGCAGGTCGACGGCGCCGACACCGGACTGGCGTGTAACGTCGGCGGCTTCGGCAACTGCGTCATCACCACCCTCATGGAGGCAGTCTAA
- the cyoE gene encoding heme o synthase, whose amino-acid sequence MGVYLLVLVGTTVAVTDAASTCGAWPACGDGTALPTTVAGTLVIGHRLAAVAVGLLVLVAGVAAWRGNRSRRVRAALAVSMCCYPVQAALGAVVATTGATAVLSAAHLFVGIVIFGGLVAALAWTLEAETGDPSEGSVTDPEDLSPPTVPADPEPSALPEEPVARVRAVAGAYLRLTKPRLMWLLCLVASAGMALAAGPALEPRTVVLTLLGGVLSIGASGTFNHVLERDVDRRMNRTNDRPIATDVVSVRNALAFGGLLTLGSLVAFAAVNPLVAVLGFIAIVFYSVIYTLILKPNTVQNTVIGGAAGALPALIGWAAVTGSVGLGGLVLATVIFLWTPAHFYNLALAYKDDYARGGFPMMPVVRGETETRKHILWWLAATLVGAGVLATWESLGWLYVLTTVALGAAFLWAVVRLHVDRTESAAFRAFHASNAYLGALLLAVVVDTLAF is encoded by the coding sequence ATGGGAGTGTACCTGCTCGTACTCGTCGGGACGACAGTCGCCGTCACGGACGCCGCCTCGACCTGTGGCGCGTGGCCGGCGTGTGGCGACGGGACGGCGCTCCCGACGACCGTCGCCGGAACCCTGGTGATCGGCCACCGCCTCGCCGCCGTCGCCGTCGGCTTACTGGTCCTCGTGGCTGGCGTCGCCGCGTGGCGCGGGAACCGGAGCCGTCGCGTCCGAGCCGCCCTCGCCGTCTCGATGTGCTGTTACCCGGTCCAAGCCGCCCTCGGAGCCGTCGTCGCGACGACCGGAGCGACCGCCGTGCTCTCGGCCGCACACCTGTTCGTGGGCATCGTCATCTTCGGGGGACTGGTCGCCGCCCTCGCCTGGACGCTCGAAGCGGAGACCGGCGATCCGTCGGAAGGATCCGTCACGGACCCCGAGGACCTCTCGCCGCCCACGGTCCCGGCAGACCCCGAGCCGTCGGCGCTCCCCGAGGAGCCGGTGGCCCGCGTGCGGGCGGTGGCCGGGGCGTACCTCCGGCTCACGAAGCCACGCCTGATGTGGCTGCTCTGTCTCGTCGCCTCGGCGGGGATGGCACTCGCCGCCGGCCCGGCGCTCGAACCGCGCACGGTGGTCCTGACACTGCTCGGCGGCGTCCTCTCCATCGGCGCCAGCGGGACGTTCAACCACGTCCTCGAACGGGACGTCGACCGGCGAATGAACCGAACCAACGATCGGCCAATCGCGACCGACGTGGTGTCGGTTCGCAACGCGCTGGCCTTCGGCGGTCTGCTGACGCTCGGGTCGCTCGTCGCCTTCGCCGCCGTCAACCCCTTGGTCGCCGTCCTCGGCTTCATCGCCATCGTCTTCTACAGCGTGATCTACACGCTGATCCTGAAACCGAACACCGTCCAGAACACGGTCATCGGCGGGGCGGCCGGCGCCCTCCCGGCGTTGATCGGGTGGGCGGCGGTCACGGGGTCGGTCGGCCTCGGCGGCCTCGTGCTCGCGACGGTCATCTTCCTGTGGACGCCCGCGCACTTCTACAACCTCGCGCTGGCGTACAAGGACGACTACGCCCGCGGCGGGTTCCCGATGATGCCCGTCGTCCGCGGCGAGACGGAGACCCGGAAACACATCCTCTGGTGGCTGGCGGCGACGCTGGTCGGTGCCGGCGTGCTGGCGACCTGGGAGTCGCTCGGCTGGCTCTACGTCCTCACTACCGTCGCGCTGGGGGCGGCGTTCCTGTGGGCGGTCGTTCGGCTCCACGTCGACCGGACCGAATCAGCGGCGTTCCGGGCCTTCCACGCCTCGAACGCCTACCTCGGGGCGCTGTTGCTCGCCGTCGTCGTCGACACGCTGGCGTTCTGA